Proteins encoded by one window of Luteimonas yindakuii:
- the bla gene encoding subclass B3 metallo-beta-lactamase produces the protein MTRMHRLLSTLACTALLAPASAHAEPLPQLRAYEVREAWRTPVAPVRIAQRTWQIGTAGLSALLLVGDDGAILIDGGVPQAAEHLLANIVALGLQPSDVKWIVHSQAHADHVGPLAAVKRATGARVASNAESAALLARGGAGDLHFGDGMLYPPLQVDRLLQDGETVELGELRLQVHFTPGHTPGSMSWSWSDAGTDGLPVQIVYADSLSAPGYRLIDNPRYPRIVEDFRRSMATLRALPCDLLLTPHPEASGWRYDATPARERELDCRGYADVAEAALDAQIDKERAAR, from the coding sequence CTCCACGCTCGCCTGCACCGCCCTGCTCGCGCCTGCCAGTGCACATGCGGAGCCGTTGCCGCAGCTGCGTGCCTACGAGGTGCGCGAGGCCTGGCGGACGCCGGTCGCGCCGGTGCGCATCGCACAACGCACCTGGCAGATCGGCACCGCCGGCCTGAGCGCCCTGCTACTGGTCGGTGATGACGGCGCAATCCTGATCGATGGCGGCGTGCCGCAGGCGGCCGAGCATCTGCTGGCCAACATCGTCGCGCTGGGGCTGCAGCCGTCCGACGTGAAGTGGATCGTGCACAGCCAGGCGCATGCCGACCATGTCGGCCCGCTCGCTGCAGTGAAGCGGGCCACCGGCGCGCGCGTGGCGAGCAATGCCGAATCCGCGGCGCTGCTCGCACGTGGCGGCGCCGGCGACCTGCACTTCGGTGACGGCATGCTGTACCCGCCGCTGCAGGTCGACCGCCTGTTGCAGGACGGCGAGACCGTCGAGCTCGGCGAGCTGCGCCTGCAGGTGCATTTCACTCCCGGCCACACGCCCGGCAGCATGAGCTGGAGCTGGAGCGACGCCGGCACCGACGGCTTGCCCGTGCAGATCGTCTATGCCGACAGCCTGAGCGCGCCCGGCTACCGGCTGATCGACAACCCGCGCTATCCGCGCATCGTCGAGGACTTCCGCCGCAGCATGGCCACGCTGCGCGCACTGCCCTGCGACCTGCTGCTGACGCCGCACCCGGAAGCCAGTGGCTGGCGTTACGACGCCACCCCGGCCCGCGAGCGCGAACTGGACTGCCGCGGCTATGCGGATGTCGCGGAAGCCGCGCTGGATGCGCAGATCGACAAGGAACGCGCGGCACGCTGA
- a CDS encoding aminoglycoside phosphotransferase family protein, translating to MVHAIPDALRATQRLAWARGATGETALELQRASMDAGFRSYWRTQGAGPSRIVMDSPPELEDVRPWLHVRDLLEAGGVRVPRVDAREVDTGFLLLEDLGGDTCLQALARLDADALMDAAFDQLLQLQAVTPPADLPAYDAPMLLRELSLFDDWFLGRHLGVTLDAGERAALDRVRTLLVEAMLAQPQVLVHRDYMLRNLMPVADGVAVLDFQDAVRGPVAYDPVCLLRDAFHSWPEARVDGWLARYHARAVAAGIGLPPYERFLRDAELTGVQRHLKVLGIFARLHHRDGKPKYVADAPRFVAYLDTVLPRHPELAPLGALLDRHVRPRLAGEAISE from the coding sequence ATCGTCCATGCCATCCCCGACGCACTGCGCGCCACGCAGCGATTGGCCTGGGCGCGCGGCGCGACCGGCGAGACGGCGCTGGAGCTGCAGCGCGCATCGATGGATGCCGGCTTCCGCAGCTACTGGCGCACGCAGGGTGCAGGCCCGAGCCGCATCGTCATGGATTCGCCGCCGGAGCTCGAGGACGTGCGGCCGTGGCTGCACGTGCGCGACCTGCTGGAGGCCGGTGGCGTGCGCGTGCCGCGGGTCGATGCGCGCGAAGTCGATACCGGCTTCCTGCTGCTGGAAGACCTGGGCGGCGACACCTGCCTGCAGGCGCTGGCACGGCTGGATGCCGATGCGCTGATGGACGCCGCGTTCGACCAGCTGCTGCAGCTGCAGGCCGTCACGCCGCCCGCCGACCTGCCGGCCTACGACGCGCCGATGCTGCTGCGCGAACTGTCGCTGTTCGACGACTGGTTCCTCGGCCGCCACCTCGGCGTGACCCTCGATGCCGGCGAACGGGCGGCGCTCGACCGGGTAAGGACGCTGCTGGTGGAGGCGATGCTGGCGCAGCCGCAGGTGCTGGTGCATCGCGACTACATGCTGCGCAACCTGATGCCGGTGGCCGACGGCGTCGCGGTGCTGGATTTCCAGGACGCGGTGCGTGGCCCGGTGGCCTACGACCCGGTGTGCCTGCTGCGCGATGCGTTCCACAGCTGGCCCGAGGCGCGCGTCGACGGCTGGCTGGCGCGCTACCACGCCCGCGCCGTGGCGGCCGGCATCGGGCTGCCGCCGTACGAACGCTTCCTGCGCGATGCGGAACTGACCGGCGTGCAGCGCCACCTCAAGGTGCTGGGCATCTTCGCGCGCCTGCACCACCGCGACGGCAAGCCGAAATACGTGGCCGATGCGCCGCGTTTCGTCGCCTACCTGGATACGGTGCTGCCGCGCCATCCGGAGCTGGCGCCGCTGGGCGCGCTGCTCGACCGCCACGTGCGTCCGCGCCTCGCTGGCGAGGCGATCTCCGAATAG
- a CDS encoding DUF72 domain-containing protein: MVDLLSDIPQPKHGIRTGIGGWVFVPWRDNFYPKGLVQRRELEFASRQVTAIEINGTFYGPQKPATFARWRSETPDGFLFALKAPKQIVESRQLAGTGARIEGFIHGGIAELGDRLGPLLWQLAPRRAFDRDDLAAFLDLLPRTLDGLPLRHVLEVRNPAFMCAEYLALAREHGVATVFTDSPAYPSFADVTGDFVYARLMHSREDVATGYPDAELDAWAQRARTWAAGKEPADLPRIEPAAKGKALPREVFVFFIGAAKARNPAAAMALQQRL, encoded by the coding sequence ATGGTCGATCTCCTCAGCGATATCCCGCAGCCGAAACACGGCATCCGCACGGGCATCGGCGGCTGGGTCTTCGTGCCCTGGCGCGACAACTTCTATCCCAAGGGGCTGGTGCAGCGCCGCGAGCTGGAGTTCGCCAGCCGCCAGGTCACCGCGATCGAGATCAACGGCACTTTCTACGGGCCGCAGAAGCCGGCGACGTTCGCCCGCTGGCGGTCGGAAACGCCGGACGGTTTCCTGTTCGCGCTGAAGGCGCCCAAGCAGATCGTCGAATCCCGCCAGCTCGCTGGCACCGGTGCGCGCATCGAGGGTTTCATCCACGGCGGCATCGCCGAGCTGGGCGACCGGCTGGGACCGCTGCTGTGGCAGCTGGCACCCCGGCGTGCGTTCGACCGCGACGATCTCGCCGCCTTCCTCGACCTGCTGCCGCGCACGCTCGACGGCTTGCCGTTGCGCCATGTGCTGGAGGTGCGCAATCCGGCGTTCATGTGCGCGGAGTACCTGGCGCTTGCGCGCGAGCACGGCGTCGCCACGGTGTTCACCGACTCACCGGCGTATCCGTCATTTGCCGATGTCACCGGCGATTTCGTCTATGCGCGGCTGATGCACAGCCGCGAGGACGTGGCCACCGGCTATCCGGATGCCGAGCTCGACGCCTGGGCGCAACGCGCACGTACCTGGGCCGCAGGCAAGGAACCCGCCGACCTGCCGCGGATCGAGCCTGCCGCCAAGGGCAAGGCATTACCGCGCGAGGTGTTCGTGTTCTTCATCGGCGCGGCCAAGGCGCGCAACCCCGCCGCGGCGATGGCGCTGCAGCAGCGGCTGTAG